The Hemiscyllium ocellatum isolate sHemOce1 chromosome 22, sHemOce1.pat.X.cur, whole genome shotgun sequence genome includes a region encoding these proteins:
- the stox1 gene encoding storkhead-box protein 1 isoform X2, translating into MFQIQGPGGCQEGDVPAIPMKPIPQSQFVPLAEVLCCVISEMNANRTVVTQEALLEYLVECYPGIATPSQEIVHSALGSLIQERKIYHTGEGYFIVTPQTYFIAGSMGMQRQPWVLHEESAASPDRVIYLVSVESSQEPMQKEKVLPDGAPHCKSCRCFSQPVEKQQADPHFCKSSPGQRSCKELKPAVQHRATSTAFGPRRAKEKGIPIRKFSLSLFRRNKKKDSPKRAYGTFSAQFPPEEWPVRDENSVGNIPRDVEHQLIKRINPGLTVENLVRHTLMMKKLGRESTAPFHGSGSLDQLIGKQRHHSEENPQKTAAKLQQQHRKMRSSREKKRLKSKGSLQSTKGLPKPENSQNVKELAKHRSEGEQMLFEEQPIQANRSSIPITQLHQKRIDDPFTKGKHYFAQNTTINNPRLRQRSQSVDSSTRGQDAVSAKEIAPEKFHRNTAAYLIRPAEEGNKEQLQSHDVRTECRNQVLIHHNVPTGCESQDYLNKDQTPDSLQNMQTSNHIHSCAQQSLQEQESEEFSNVTRPEISHEYEDSSVPQSLCDRISRQGQNSSTSTTMKCASMESLSSLSPLSDAQLMSPNQAQQSEGETASQPETNEERSEAFTDEDQALYQRELDEDDACSSLYLDDAELFAPLPGLDCADDPGSEGELSTESWVLSKMLLQEEQTAESEFAGQQVESWLNGTSDSSMGHSTPCYGKETHSPFCRYQPISPLPYEHLEKEEHPSGCRELISNIFDYCDVTVTDSSPETLHTLNNEGIRNPASQNLWAVPRMKTQLMGNLEHNQFPHHSHNTELLQTSQEESTHLELLENHSITGDSGIDSPRTRVSLASNNSIILDSLKRRSLMQNYGTLSSTGQNGVFSQHPLLQLTPVMNV; encoded by the exons GTGATGTACCCGCAATACCCATGAAGCCCATTCCTCAGTCCCAGTTTGTTCCCCTGGCAGAAGTGCTTTGTTGTGTTATTTCCGAAATGAATGCTAATCGCACAGTTGTGACCCAGGAAGCCCTTTTGGAATATTTGGTCGAGTGCTATCCAG GTATAGCAACACCCTCACAGGAGATCGTGCACAGTGCCTTGGGCTCCCTGATTCAGGAGAGGAAGATTTATCACACTGGAGAAGGCTATTTCATTGTCACTCCACAGACCTACTTCATTGCAGGTAGCATGGGGATGCAGAGACAGCCCTGGGTCCTCCATGAGGAAAGCGCTGCCTCACCTGATCGTGTTATATACCTGGTGAGTGTGGAGAGCAGTCAGGAGCCAATGCAGAAGGAGAAGGTCCTTCCTGATGGAGCCCCCCATTGCAAGTCCTGTCGCTGCTTCAGCCAACCAGTGGAAAAGCAACAGGCTGACCCCCATTTCTGCAAGAGCAGCCCAGGCCAGAGGAGCTGCAAGGAGCTCAAGCCTGCAGTCCAGCACAGGGCCACCTCTACAGCATTTGGGCCACGCAGGGCCAAAGAGAAAGGAATTCCCATCCGAAAATTCAGCCTCAGTCTATTCCGacgcaacaaaaaaaaagacagcccCAAGAGAGCGTATGGGACTTTCTCAGCCCAGTTTCCCCCAGAGGAGTGGCCAGTACGTGATGAGAACAGTGTGGGGAACATTCCCCGAGACGTGGAGCACCAACTCATCAAACGCATCAATCCTGGACTGACTGTAGAGAACCTGGTCAGGCACACCTTAATGATGAAGAAACTGGGCAGAGAGAGCACTGCCCCATTTCATGGCAGTGGCTCACTGGATCAGTTGATTGGCAAGCAGAGGCATCATTCTGAAGAAAACCCCCAAAAGACAGCAGCTAAACTGCAACAACAGCATCGTAAGATGAGGTCCAGCAGGGAGAAGAAAAGGCTGAAATCCAAGGGATCTCTGCAGTCGACTAAGGGTCTCCCCAAGCCTGAGAATAGTCAAAATGTGAAGGAACTGGCCAAGCACAGGAGTGAAGGAGAACAAATGCTTTTTGAGGAGCAGCCAATCCAGGCTAACAGGAGTAGTATCCCAATCACACAGCTACACCAGAAGAGAATCGATGACCCTTTCACCAAGGGTAAACACTATTTTGCCCAAAATACCACAATCAACAATCCGAGGTTGAGGCAGAGGTCACAGTCTGTGGATTCCTCCACCAGGGGACAGGATGCTGTCTCCGCAAAAGAGATTGCTCCGGAGAAGTTCCACCGCAACACTGCTGCCTATCTCATCAGGCCAGCTGAAGAAGGTAACAAGGAGCAGCTACAAAGTCATGATGTTAGGACAGAGTGCAGAAATCAGGTTCTCATACACCACAATGTCCCCACTGGCTGTGAATCCCAGGATTACCTGAACAAAGATCAAACACCTGACTCCCTCCAAAATATGCAGACTTCAAATCACATCCATAGCTGTGCCCAGCAATCTCTCCAAGAGCAGGAATCAGAGGAATTTAGCAATGTAACAAGGCCAGAGATCAGCCATGAGTATGAGGATAGTTCTGTCCCTCAATCTTTGTGCGATCGAATTTCCAGGCAGGGTCAGAACTCTTCCACCTCTACAACAATGAAGTGTGCAAGTATGGAAAGTCTATCAAGCCTATCTCCTCTGTCTGATGCACAGCTAATGTCCCCCAACCAAGCACAACAGTCTGAGGGTGAAACGGCCAGCCAACCAGAGACCAATGAGGAAAGAAGTGAGGCTTTTACTGATGAGGATCAGGCCTTGTATCAGAGAGAGCTGGACGAGGATGATGCCTGCAGTTCCCTGTACCTCGATGATGCTGAGCTGTTCGCACCTCTGCCTGGCCTCGACTGTGCCGATGATCCTGGGAGTGAAGGTGAGCTGTCCACTGAAAGCTGGGTTTTATCCAAGATGCTGCTGCAGGAGGAGCAAACTGCAGAAAGTGAATTTGCTGGACAGCAGGTGGAGAGCTGGTTAAACGGAACAAGTGACAGCAGCATGGGACACTCCACACCTTGCTATGGGAAGGAGACTCACAGTCCATTTTGCAGATATCAGCCAATATCACCATTGCCATATGAACATCTGGAGAAAGAGGAACAtccaagtggctgcagagagCTCATTAGCAACATATTTGATTACTGTGACGTAACAGTTACTGACTCTTCTCCAGAGACTCTTCACACACTGAATAATGAAGGCATCAGAAACCCAGCCAGTCAGAACCTCTGGGCTGTGCCCAGAATGAAAACTCAGCTGATGGGAAATTTGGAGCACAACCAATTTCCTCACCACTCCCACAATACTGAATTATTACAGACCAGCCAAGAAGAGAGTACTCATCTGGAGTTGCTAGAAAACCACAGCATTACTGGAGATAGTGGTATTGACTCGCCAAG GACACGAGTGAGTTTGGCATCAAATAATTCGATCATTCTGGACAGCTTGAAGCGGCGGAGTTTGATGCAAAATTATGGAACTTTGAGCAGCACTGGGCAGAATGGTGTTTTTTCCCAGCATCCCTTACTGCAGCTCACCCCAGTAATGAATGTTTGA
- the stox1 gene encoding storkhead-box protein 1 isoform X3, protein MSVQLARSSLAMVLGLREAASRPDLSGQQLLAQLKAENRRNVWDGRLVQAVSGLLLLGCLDSSVLLLGGSASHLQVLREAWSRRALRAPRGFRIKAMGDVPAIPMKPIPQSQFVPLAEVLCCVISEMNANRTVVTQEALLEYLVECYPGIATPSQEIVHSALGSLIQERKIYHTGEGYFIVTPQTYFIAGSMGMQRQPWVLHEESAASPDRVIYLVSVESSQEPMQKEKVLPDGAPHCKSCRCFSQPVEKQQADPHFCKSSPGQRSCKELKPAVQHRATSTAFGPRRAKEKGIPIRKFSLSLFRRNKKKDSPKRAYGTFSAQFPPEEWPVRDENSVGNIPRDVEHQLIKRINPGLTVENLVRHTLMMKKLGRESTAPFHGSGSLDQLIGKQRHHSEENPQKTAAKLQQQHRKMRSSREKKRLKSKGSLQSTKGLPKPENSQNVKELAKHRSEGEQMLFEEQPIQANRSSIPITQLHQKRIDDPFTKGKHYFAQNTTINNPRLRQRSQSVDSSTRGQDAVSAKEIAPEKFHRNTAAYLIRPAEEGNKEQLQSHDVRTECRNQVLIHHNVPTGCESQDYLNKDQTPDSLQNMQTSNHIHSCAQQSLQEQESEEFSNVTRPEISHEYEDSSVPQSLCDRISRQGQNSSTSTTMKCASMESLSSLSPLSDAQLMSPNQAQQSEGETASQPETNEERSEAFTDEDQALYQRELDEDDACSSLYLDDAELFAPLPGLDCADDPGSEGELSTESWVLSKMLLQEEQTAESEFAGQQVESWLNGTSDSSMGHSTPCYGKETHSPFCRYQPISPLPYEHLEKEEHPSGCRELISNIFDYCDVTVTDSSPETLHTLNNEGIRNPASQNLWAVPRMKTQLMGNLEHNQFPHHSHNTELLQTSQEESTHLELLENHSITGDSGIDSPRTRVSLASNNSIILDSLKRRSLMQNYGTLSSTGQNGVFSQHPLLQLTPVMNV, encoded by the exons GTGATGTACCCGCAATACCCATGAAGCCCATTCCTCAGTCCCAGTTTGTTCCCCTGGCAGAAGTGCTTTGTTGTGTTATTTCCGAAATGAATGCTAATCGCACAGTTGTGACCCAGGAAGCCCTTTTGGAATATTTGGTCGAGTGCTATCCAG GTATAGCAACACCCTCACAGGAGATCGTGCACAGTGCCTTGGGCTCCCTGATTCAGGAGAGGAAGATTTATCACACTGGAGAAGGCTATTTCATTGTCACTCCACAGACCTACTTCATTGCAGGTAGCATGGGGATGCAGAGACAGCCCTGGGTCCTCCATGAGGAAAGCGCTGCCTCACCTGATCGTGTTATATACCTGGTGAGTGTGGAGAGCAGTCAGGAGCCAATGCAGAAGGAGAAGGTCCTTCCTGATGGAGCCCCCCATTGCAAGTCCTGTCGCTGCTTCAGCCAACCAGTGGAAAAGCAACAGGCTGACCCCCATTTCTGCAAGAGCAGCCCAGGCCAGAGGAGCTGCAAGGAGCTCAAGCCTGCAGTCCAGCACAGGGCCACCTCTACAGCATTTGGGCCACGCAGGGCCAAAGAGAAAGGAATTCCCATCCGAAAATTCAGCCTCAGTCTATTCCGacgcaacaaaaaaaaagacagcccCAAGAGAGCGTATGGGACTTTCTCAGCCCAGTTTCCCCCAGAGGAGTGGCCAGTACGTGATGAGAACAGTGTGGGGAACATTCCCCGAGACGTGGAGCACCAACTCATCAAACGCATCAATCCTGGACTGACTGTAGAGAACCTGGTCAGGCACACCTTAATGATGAAGAAACTGGGCAGAGAGAGCACTGCCCCATTTCATGGCAGTGGCTCACTGGATCAGTTGATTGGCAAGCAGAGGCATCATTCTGAAGAAAACCCCCAAAAGACAGCAGCTAAACTGCAACAACAGCATCGTAAGATGAGGTCCAGCAGGGAGAAGAAAAGGCTGAAATCCAAGGGATCTCTGCAGTCGACTAAGGGTCTCCCCAAGCCTGAGAATAGTCAAAATGTGAAGGAACTGGCCAAGCACAGGAGTGAAGGAGAACAAATGCTTTTTGAGGAGCAGCCAATCCAGGCTAACAGGAGTAGTATCCCAATCACACAGCTACACCAGAAGAGAATCGATGACCCTTTCACCAAGGGTAAACACTATTTTGCCCAAAATACCACAATCAACAATCCGAGGTTGAGGCAGAGGTCACAGTCTGTGGATTCCTCCACCAGGGGACAGGATGCTGTCTCCGCAAAAGAGATTGCTCCGGAGAAGTTCCACCGCAACACTGCTGCCTATCTCATCAGGCCAGCTGAAGAAGGTAACAAGGAGCAGCTACAAAGTCATGATGTTAGGACAGAGTGCAGAAATCAGGTTCTCATACACCACAATGTCCCCACTGGCTGTGAATCCCAGGATTACCTGAACAAAGATCAAACACCTGACTCCCTCCAAAATATGCAGACTTCAAATCACATCCATAGCTGTGCCCAGCAATCTCTCCAAGAGCAGGAATCAGAGGAATTTAGCAATGTAACAAGGCCAGAGATCAGCCATGAGTATGAGGATAGTTCTGTCCCTCAATCTTTGTGCGATCGAATTTCCAGGCAGGGTCAGAACTCTTCCACCTCTACAACAATGAAGTGTGCAAGTATGGAAAGTCTATCAAGCCTATCTCCTCTGTCTGATGCACAGCTAATGTCCCCCAACCAAGCACAACAGTCTGAGGGTGAAACGGCCAGCCAACCAGAGACCAATGAGGAAAGAAGTGAGGCTTTTACTGATGAGGATCAGGCCTTGTATCAGAGAGAGCTGGACGAGGATGATGCCTGCAGTTCCCTGTACCTCGATGATGCTGAGCTGTTCGCACCTCTGCCTGGCCTCGACTGTGCCGATGATCCTGGGAGTGAAGGTGAGCTGTCCACTGAAAGCTGGGTTTTATCCAAGATGCTGCTGCAGGAGGAGCAAACTGCAGAAAGTGAATTTGCTGGACAGCAGGTGGAGAGCTGGTTAAACGGAACAAGTGACAGCAGCATGGGACACTCCACACCTTGCTATGGGAAGGAGACTCACAGTCCATTTTGCAGATATCAGCCAATATCACCATTGCCATATGAACATCTGGAGAAAGAGGAACAtccaagtggctgcagagagCTCATTAGCAACATATTTGATTACTGTGACGTAACAGTTACTGACTCTTCTCCAGAGACTCTTCACACACTGAATAATGAAGGCATCAGAAACCCAGCCAGTCAGAACCTCTGGGCTGTGCCCAGAATGAAAACTCAGCTGATGGGAAATTTGGAGCACAACCAATTTCCTCACCACTCCCACAATACTGAATTATTACAGACCAGCCAAGAAGAGAGTACTCATCTGGAGTTGCTAGAAAACCACAGCATTACTGGAGATAGTGGTATTGACTCGCCAAG GACACGAGTGAGTTTGGCATCAAATAATTCGATCATTCTGGACAGCTTGAAGCGGCGGAGTTTGATGCAAAATTATGGAACTTTGAGCAGCACTGGGCAGAATGGTGTTTTTTCCCAGCATCCCTTACTGCAGCTCACCCCAGTAATGAATGTTTGA